Genomic window (Paraburkholderia phenazinium):
TATGTGCGTTGGGCAACGCGTATAAATCGCAGGCGATAAAAGGCTTTGATATAAGCAATTTGAAAGTAATTGGCGGAGAAAATGGCGGATATTGACTTGCTGGCGACATATCGTGGTCGAGGCTGCAAGCGCGGCCGTAGCAGGCGCGCCATATATGCAGCTAATGCATCAGTCGAGTCGAAAAATCAATTTGCCTCATGATGCTGTGCGCCATAACATGGCGTAATCCTGAAATTAGCCTCCATCGCCCGCCATCATGCCGCTCACCACGCCCACCCGATCGACTCCTCGCGAGCCCGTGACCTCCGAGCGTAGCCCGCTCACCGTGTTCATTGCCGTTACGCTGCTGACCGGCGTCGGCGCGGGTCTCGGCGGCATGCTGCTGGCGTTGTTGCTGCACTGGATCCAGCACGTCGCGTACGGCTACAGCATCGACCACGTCATCAGCAGCGAGAGCTTTCTGGACGGCGTGAGTGGCGCGTCACCCGAGCGGCGCGTGCTGGTGCTGGTGATCTGCGGGCTGGTCGCCGGTCTCGGCTGGTGGGCGCTGTATCGTTTTGGACGGCCGCTCGTCAGTATCAAGAAAGCGGTGAAGTCGGACGATCCGCGCATGCCCGTGGTCAGCACGGTTGTGCATGCGGTGCTGCAAATCGTGACGGTCGCGCTGGGCTCGCCGCTCGGCCGCGAAGTGGCGCCGCGCGAAATCGGCTCGGTGTGGGCCGGCTGGCTATCGCATCGCGCGGGGCTGTCCGCCGCCGAAAGCCGCATCATGGTGGCGTGCGGCGCCGGTGCGGGTCTCGCCGCGGTGTACAACGTACCGCTCGGCGGCGCGGTGTTCGTGCTCGAAGTGCTGCTGGGCACGTTCGGCTGGGCGGCGCTGGTGCCGGCGGTGGCGACCTCGGCGATTGCCGCGATCGTCGCGTGGATGGGTCTCGGCAACGAGCATCAATACACGGTCTCGCCGTTGATGCTGAGCACGCCACTGGTCGTGTGGTCGGCGTTGTGCGGTCCGGTTTTCGGCGTGGCGGCGTGGGGCTTCACGCAGTTGACCACACGCGCCCGGGCGCAGGCGCCGAAGGACTGGCGGCTGCCGGTTCTGGCGCTGCTCAATTTCGCCATCATCGGTGGACTCGCGATTGCGTTCCCGCAGTTGCTGGGCAACGGCAAGGGGCCGGCCGGTCTGTCGTTCAATAGCGAACTGACCATTGGACTTGCGGCGGTGCTGCTGGTGCTCAAGGTGGCCATCACGGCGGGCAGCCTGCGCGCGGGCGCCGAAGGCGGCCTGCTCACGCCGGGCATCGCCAACGGCGCGCTGCTCGCAATCGTGCTCGGTGGGGTGTGGAATCTGATCTGGCCGGGGACGTCGTCGGGCGCGTTTGCGGTTGTCGGCGCGGCGGCTTTTCTTGCCGCCTCGATGCAGATGCCGTTGACCGCCGTCGTGCTGATCGTCGAATTCACCCGCGTGAATCACGACTTCCTTATTCCGATTCTGTTTGCAGTGGCCGGTTCGGTGTCGACCTTCAAGTTGCTGGCGAAGGCGTGGGCCGCGCGCAGTGCGACGAGCGCGACGCCGGTGGCCAAGCCTGCGGGTGCGGCGCTGGCGCGAAATACCGTGGGGGGGAATTGAGGAGGAGGCGCGAGGAGGAGACGCGGAGGCACTGACTCGCGCGGGATCAATTTACGCAATATCAGCGCCATGCACTCGCTGCAGCACTGCAGCGACGGATGCAAGTACCCGGGAGTTTGGCTTGGACCAACCGGGCACGGACCGTAGAAAACAAAAAACCCCGCATGCTCATCGCCTTGCGGGGTGTTTCGTTTTTGCCTGAAGAGGGGTGGTGCCCAGGAGAGGACTCGAACCTCCACGATGTTGCCACCGCTAGGACCTGAACCTAGTGCGTCTACCAATTCCGCCACCTGGGCACGTCTTCAAGCTAGACCGCTATTTTAACGGGATGATTTAGCGTGTCAATGGGGACTTCAACAATCGCTTCATTAAACCGTTCGGATCTTCATGCATCGAATCGAGTTCGATATTGACTTCCCGCCCTGCCGATACTCCGCCATCTGTTCGAAACACGTTCGAACCCACAGCAGAGCCTTACATAAAAAGTAAAGCCGCTCGGAAGCGGCTTTACTTTTGAATCTGGTGCCCAAGAGAGGACTCGAACCTCCACAGTGTTGCCACCGCTAGGACCTGAACCTAGTGCGTCTACCAATTTCGCCACCTGGGCAGGTGTCTGTACAGCAGAGACCGCCATTATAGCGACAGATTCAGGCCTGTCAAGCATTTCGGGAAAGCCGCCAAAGGCGCGCCGATTGTGCCGCTGAGCGCCTGTTGACGCGGCGCGTGGCGCGCAATACGGGTGTTAGAATGCCTCGCAGTAGTTCGTTGGCACGGTGCACAAGCCCGTCGGACTCAGCCTTGAACGAGCCAGACCCGAGCAGTCAATCGCAGGTGCAACAGAGCCGCGTCATTACGCCGACCGACGTCCATGCAACGAGAAAAAATCATCGACAAGCCCTTGAGCAAATATCCGTACCCGATTCCGAGCCGCGAAGAAATCCTCGGCGTGCTACGCACGAGTGAAGCGCCGCTTGCAGCGAACGACATCGCCGAAGCCTTGTCGATCAAGCGCCAGGAGCGCGAAGGATTTTTCAAGCGTCTGGCGGCAATGGAGCGCGATGGCCAGATCCGGCTCGATCAGCGCAATCATTACCAGCTTACGCATCCCTCCAATTTCGTCGGCGGCCGCGTGCAGGGCCACCGCGATGGCTACGGGTTTCTCGTGCGCGACGACGGCCAGGACGACCTGTTCCTGCCCACCGGCGAGATGCAGAAGGTCATGCACAACGACCGCGTGCTCGCGCGGATCGTCGGCTACGACCGGCGCGGCCGGCCCGAAGGCCATATCGTCGAAGTCACGGACCGCGCCAACAAGCGCGTGATCGGCCGCCTGCTCAACGAGAACGGCGCCCTGATCGTCGCGCCGGAAGACAAGCGCATCGGCCACGACATTCTGATCACGCAAAACACCAAGAAGGCGAAGGTCGGCCAGGTGGTGGTGGTCGAACTGACGGATTTCCCGAGCCGCCATTCGCAGCCGCTCGGCCGCGTCGTGGAAGTGCTGGGCGATATCGACGACCCGGGCATGGAAATCGAAATCGCCGTGCGCAAGTACGGCGTGCCGCACGAGTTCAGCCAGGCCGCGCTGGATGACGCCGCGCGGCTGCCGGACGAAGTGCGTCCCACGGACATCCGCCATCGCGTCGACCTGCGCGATGTGCCGCTCGTCACGATCGACGGCGAAGACGCCCGCGACTTCGACGATGCGGTGTACTGCGAACCGGTGGCGGTCGGCAAGGGCGAGGGCTTCCGCCTGATCGTCGCCATCGCCGACGTCTCGCACTACGTGCATCCGAAGAGCGGCCTCGACGTCGATGCGATCGAGCGCAGCACCTCGGTCTACTTCCCGCGCCGCGTGATCCCCATGCTGCCGGAGAAGCTGTCGAACGGGTTGTGTTCGCTGAATCCGCACGTCGACCGCTGCGTGCTGGTGTGCGACATGGTGATCACCGCGCGCGGCGAGATCAAGGCGTATCAGTTCTATCCGGGCGTGATGCATTCGTCGGCGCGCCTGACCTATACCGAAGTCGCCGCGGTGCTGAAGAACACCAAGGGCCCCGAAGCGACCCGTCGCGCGGCCTTGCTGCCGCAACTGCAGAACCTGTACGGCGTCTACAAGTCGCTGTTCGCCGCCCGGCAAAAGCGCGGCGCGATCGACTTCGACACTACCGAGACCTACATCGTCTGCAATGCGCAGGGCAAGATCGAGCAGATCATTCCGCGCACTCGCAACGACGCGCACAAGCTGATCGAAGAATGCATGCTGGCCGCCAACGTCTGCGCGGCCGACTTCATGAAGCGCAACAAGCACCCGGGCCTGTACCGCGTGCACGCGGGGCCGACGACCGAGAAGCTCGAGAACCTGCGCACCTTCCTGCGCGGCATGGGCCTCACGCTGGGCGGCGGCGACTCGCCGCATGCGAGCGACTACGCCGCGCTGATGGCGCACATTCGCGACCGGCCCGACGCGCAGATGCTGCAGACCATGCTGCTGCGCTCGATGCAACAGGCCGTCTACAGCCCCGAGAACATCGGCCACTTCGGTCTCGCCTATGAAGCGTACGCGCACTTTACGAGCCCGATCCGCCGCTATCCCGATCTGCTGACCCACCGCGCGATCTACGCGATCCTGCAGGGCCGCAAGTACACGCCGGAGGCGCCGCACGGCGTCGATCTGAACACGGCCTTGTCGCCGCGTGCCCGCGCCATGCAGCAGGCCGACGACGAAAAGCGCGGCCGCACGCGTTCGAACAACGTGGCGATCTGGGAAGAGCTCGGCCTGCATTGCTCGGCCAACGAGCGCCGTGCCGACGAAGCCTCGCGCGACGTCGAAGCGTGGCTCAAGTGCTACTTCATGCGCGACAAGCTCGGTGAAGAATACGGCGGCATGGTGAGCGGCGTGACGTCGTTCGGCATCTTCGTGCAGCTCGACGCGCTCTTCATCGAAGGCCTCGTGCACGTCACCGAACTCGGCTCCGATTACTTCCAGTACGACGAGATCAAGAACGAGCTGCGCGGCGAACGCACGGGTATCCGCTATCGTCTGTCGGACCGCGTGCGCGTGCAGGTGAGCCGCGTCGATCTGGATGCGCGCAAGATCGATTTCCGGCTGGTGCGCGATACGCCGATCAAGTCGCCGGGCTCGCGTGCGCCGCTCGCCGACAAGGCCGTCGCCGAAACCGGCGGCGCGCGGGTGCGCTCGCTGCCGCCGGCAGAAGGCGGTGCGGGTGCGCGCCGTAAAAAGGCGGCACCGGCGCCGACGCTGGCAGTCAAGGAAGCACGCGCGGCACGCGGTGCGGCCAAGAAGCATGGCGCCTCGGCCAAGTCCACGTCGTCGTCGAAGCCACAGACGCGCAAGAAGCGCTGAGCGCGCGAGGCGGGCCGCCTGCCGGCGGCTGTGCTGCGGCGCCTGGCGTGCAGCGGGTTCACCGCGCGCAACGGGTACATGTCCATGTGCCGGTTGCGCGCGGTCTGCATTTGATTTGTCTTTATCCCAGTAGCGCATCCGCATGGCGGAGCGCTCAATCAAAGGTTGTTTCAGTCATGTCACGTCTCAAGGTTCTATACGGTTTTCACGCAGTGACCGCACGTCTGCGCCACGATGCTGCAACGGTCGAAGAGGTGTATTACGACGCGACACGCAAAGATCGCCGCATGACGGAGTTCCTGCATGCCGCGAAGGAAGCGGGCGTGCGTCTGATCGCGGCTGACGAAACGCGTCTGTGGGGCCTCGCGCACACCGAGCGGCATCAGGGCGTCGTGGCGCGCGCAGGCGACCTGCCGCTCGCGCAGAATCTCGCGGAACTGCTGGACGGCATCGCCGGTTCGCCGCTGATTCTCGTGCTCGACGGCGTGACCGATCCGCACAATCTCGGCGCGTGTCTGCGGGTCGCGGATGCGGCCGGCGCCCACGCTGTGATCGCGCCGCGCGACCGGGCGGTCGGCCTGAACGCCACCGCAGCGAAAGTGGCGAGCGGCGCTGCCGATACGGTGCCGTACATCACCGTCACGAATCTGGCGCGCGCCCTGCGCGAGCTCAAGGATGCCGGCGTGTGGGTGGTCGGGACGGCCGACGAAGCCACCGCAAGCCTCTACGACACCAAGCTCGACGGTCCGGTTGCGCTGGTGATGGGCGCGGAAGGCGAGGGCATGCGCCGTCTCACGCGCGACACCTGCGATATCGTGATGCAGATTCCGATGGCGGGTAGCGTCGAGAGTCTGAATGTGTCCGTGGCGAGCGGCGTGTGCCTGTACGAAGCGGTGCGGCAGCGCTCGGTCAAGAAATAGCCGGCTGCGCTCGCGGCCGTCTTTAGCGGACTTGCCGGATAAACCGGGGCGGCGCATGCTACTCCGGTAAACTTGCGGTTTTTCCGCCTCTCTGCAATTTCCATGACTCAAGACGAACTCAAGCAACTGGTCGGCCAGGCCGCCGCCGACTATGTGAATGCGAACGTGCCCGAAGGCGCCGTAATCGGCGTCGGCACCGGCTCGACGGCGAACTGTTTCATCGACGCGTTGGCCGCGACGAAGCATCGCTATCGCGGCGCGGTGTCCAGCTCGCTCGCCACCACGACGCGCCTGCAGTCGCATGGCTTCAAGGTGCTCGACCTAAACGAAATCGATTCGCTGCCGGTGTATGTCGACGGCGCCGACGAGATCGACCATAGCGGCGCAATGATCAAGGGCGGCGGCGGTGCGCTCACGCGCGAGAAGATCGTCGCATCGGTGTCGGACGTGTTCGTCTGCATCGCGGACACCACCAAGCGCGTCGACGTGCTCGGCCAGTTCCCGCTGCCGGTGGAAGTGGTGCCGATGGCGCGCACCGCAATCGGCCGCCGCGTGACGGCGCTGGGCGGCGTGCCGGTGGTACGCGTGACGAAGGACGGCGCACCGTTCATCACGGACAACGGCAACGAGATCATCGACATCAAAGGTCTGAAGATCGGCGATCCGCGCGCGCTCGAAGCGCAGATCAATGCGTGGCCGGGCGTCGTGACCGTGGGCCTGTTCGCAGGACGCGGAGCGAATCTGTGTCTGCTCGGTACCGACACCGGCGTCGAGACGATCCAGTATCCGCGGGACTGAACCCGGGTCTTGCCGGCAACGCGCGCCGTCGAATGCCGCGCGTTGCCGTTGTACTTTGCCACGCCTTGACGGGACACCGCGCTGCGTCATCCACACATGCCTCCGCGCACGCCGCGCATCTTCGCTTCGCCTGACACCCACTTCACGCAATCCCTGACGCGACGCTAAACACGCGACGCGTGCCGCGTGCCGCATTCACCGCGCTTCAGCAAGCTTGCACGCTTTGACGATTGTCGCGCGTGGAGTGTGGTCGTGCGCACGCACGCCCGGAAACGCTGCCCGTACACTGCTTTTCATGGCCGTGGGCCGTCTTCTACAGGTGTCGACATTATGAAAGTGGCGATCGTGCACGACTGGCTCGTCGCGCCAGGCGGCGCCGAGAAAGTACTGGAGCAGATCATTCAGTGCTTTCCCGATGCTGACCTGTTCAGCCTCGTCGACTTTCTCGAAGACCGCGCGCCGGTGTGCGGCAAGCCTGTGACGACCTCGTTCATCCAGCATCTGCCGTTCGCGCGCCGCCGCTATCGCGCCTATCTGCCGCTCATGCCGCTGGCGATCGAGCAGCTCGATCTGTCCAGCTACGACCTCGTCATCACGAGTTCTTATGCGGTCGCCAAGGGCGTGCTGGTCGGTCCGGATCAAACCCACGTGAGCTACGTGCACTCGCCGATGCGTTACGCGTGGGACCTGCAGCATCAATATTTACGTGAAGCGCGACTCACGCGCGGCCCGCGTTCATGGGCCGCGCGCGCGCTGTTGCATTACCTGCGCGGCTGGGATTCGCGTTCCGCGAACGGCGTGGACCGTCTGATTGCCAACTCGCAATTTGTGGCGCGTCGCGTGATGAAAACCTATCGGCGCGACGCGGCCGTGATTCCGCCGCCCGTCGACGTCCACAAGTTCGATCTGTGCGTACAGAAGGACGATTTCTATCTGACGGCATCGCGCCTCGTGCCGTACAAGCGGATCGACCTGATCGTCGAAGCCTTTACCGCGACGCCGCACCGCAATCTGGTGGTGATCGGCGACGGTCCGGAGATGGCGGCGATCCGCAGCAAGGCAGGGCCCAACGTGAAAATTCTTGGCTATCAAGCTTTCGCTGTACTAAAGGATTACATGCAGCGCGCCAAGGCCTTCATCTTCGCGGCTGAAGAAGATTTCGGCATTGTGGTGATCGAAGCCCAGGCGTGCGGCACGCCCGTGATTGCGTACGGCAAGGGCGGTGCGCTCGAGACGGTCGTGCCGCTCGGCGAAGCCCGCCCGACTGGCGTGTATTTCGCACGCCAGACGGTCACGGCGATTCTCGACGCCGTCGAGACCTTCGAACGGCAACGGTCGCTGATTACGCCGGCGGCTTGCCGCGCGAATGCCGAGCGGTTCTCCGCGGCGACGTTCCGGCACTCGTTCATGATCGAAGTGACCCGGACCATCGCCGCGGCAGCGGGGCCGCGCACGCGTGTCGAACGCGTGCAGGCGGATCTCGCATGGCCCGGCGACGCAGTGTCTCGCTAATGCTTTACCGCATGAGTGCAGTCAGACAGGTGTGCTGAGTCTGCGTCGTCGTAGTAGGAGGGGAACAATGCGCGGCGATCGGCCGCTGCTTGCCGGGGCCATCCGCCCTGGCGGACGGCGGCGCTTCGCCGCGTATTGCAGCACGCCATTCAATAAGACTTTCGAACAGGGATAATCGAAGCACATGAACGCCGATCGCCTTTCGGGACATTTCCCCGACATCATCGAAGCCTGGGCTGCCTTGCAGCAAACCGTCTCTATCAGGCCGATTCGCAACGAGAAGGACTACCAGACGATGCTGCAGCTCTCGAGGGAGCTCGCCACGCATCTGAACGGCGACGCGCAGAGCGCGCTCGACGATCTGCACGGCGTGCTCGTCACGTTGATCGAGGCGTGGGAAACGCGTGTGGTCGCCATGCCCAAAGCGGAGCCGCGCGAGGTGCTGCGCCATCTGCTGGAGACGCACGGTCTCAAGCAAAAGGATCTGGCCGGCATTGCTTCGCCGACGGTCGTCAGCGATATTCTCGCTGGGCGCCGGGCGATCAGCAAAAACGTCGCCAAGGCGCTTGCCGCCCGATTCCATGCGGACGTGAGCGTGTTTCTTTGAGGCGCTGAGACGCGGGTTTGGCCGTCGTTCGGGTTTGGGTTTGAGTTTGAGGTTGCCTGACGGCTCGATGCATCGAAAGACCGCGCGGTTGCTACGCGCGGTTTTTTCGTTTTCTATGGAAGTTCTGGCGAGGTGCAGCAGTCCCCACTGCGATAGAGCGGAGTGCTGACGAAAGCGTGAAGCAATGGGGGAGGCTGAAGCCGGACTGCAGAAATGAAACCGCCCGCCGGAACTGACGACGGGCAGCGGGTGGTGATCCGTTCGCTAGCTGGTGCGGGTTCTTGCCCGCCGCTCAGATGGCAAACAGCATGCACAGTCCGCACAATCCGATCACGCCCACACTGACACGATCCTTGAAGGCGAACACAATCGGGTCGTCGTGCATCTTGCCGCGAAACGCAAACATCCAGATGCGGCTGACCCAGTAGAGCGTCAGCGCAAACACGGCCCACAGTGCCGGCGGATGACGGTACAACTGCTTGAGTTCCGGCGAGTTCAGATAGAGCGCCAGCACCAGCACGGCGAGGTAGGCCGACGAGGTGCCGAACGAACGGAGAATCGACAGATCCTGCGTGATGTACCCGCGTCCGGCGGCTTCCACTTTGCCGTCGCGCAGGATCGCGTCGAGCTCGACATAGCGCTTGACCATGGCGAGGCTCAGGAAGATCGGCACGCAGAACAGGATCAGCCAGTACGACAGCGTGATGCCATTGGCGGCGCCGCCGGCAATGACGCGCACCGTGTACAGGCAGGCGAGGGCGAACACGTCGATCAGCGCCATGCGTTTGAGCGCGAACGAGTAGGCCAGCGTGGCGACGAAGTAGGCCGCCAGCACGGCGCCGAAGCGCCACGGCAGCAACACGCCGATCCCCACCGAGGCGGCCAGCAGCAACACGGTCAGCACCGCGCCGAACGACAGCGGCAGCTTGCCCGAGGCGAACGGCCGGTTGCGTTTGCGCGCATGCCGGCGGTCGGCGTCGAGATCGAGCATATCGTTGAGCAGATACACGGACGACGCACACAGGCTAAACGACAGGAATGCCAGGCAAACGGCGACGATCGAAGGGAGGTCGAAGCGGTGGGCGGTCAGGAGCGGTACGAACACGAGCACGTTCTTGACCCACTGGTGTACGCGCATTTCCTTGAGCACCAGCGGCA
Coding sequences:
- a CDS encoding helix-turn-helix domain-containing protein gives rise to the protein MNADRLSGHFPDIIEAWAALQQTVSIRPIRNEKDYQTMLQLSRELATHLNGDAQSALDDLHGVLVTLIEAWETRVVAMPKAEPREVLRHLLETHGLKQKDLAGIASPTVVSDILAGRRAISKNVAKALAARFHADVSVFL
- the rnr gene encoding ribonuclease R — encoded protein: MQREKIIDKPLSKYPYPIPSREEILGVLRTSEAPLAANDIAEALSIKRQEREGFFKRLAAMERDGQIRLDQRNHYQLTHPSNFVGGRVQGHRDGYGFLVRDDGQDDLFLPTGEMQKVMHNDRVLARIVGYDRRGRPEGHIVEVTDRANKRVIGRLLNENGALIVAPEDKRIGHDILITQNTKKAKVGQVVVVELTDFPSRHSQPLGRVVEVLGDIDDPGMEIEIAVRKYGVPHEFSQAALDDAARLPDEVRPTDIRHRVDLRDVPLVTIDGEDARDFDDAVYCEPVAVGKGEGFRLIVAIADVSHYVHPKSGLDVDAIERSTSVYFPRRVIPMLPEKLSNGLCSLNPHVDRCVLVCDMVITARGEIKAYQFYPGVMHSSARLTYTEVAAVLKNTKGPEATRRAALLPQLQNLYGVYKSLFAARQKRGAIDFDTTETYIVCNAQGKIEQIIPRTRNDAHKLIEECMLAANVCAADFMKRNKHPGLYRVHAGPTTEKLENLRTFLRGMGLTLGGGDSPHASDYAALMAHIRDRPDAQMLQTMLLRSMQQAVYSPENIGHFGLAYEAYAHFTSPIRRYPDLLTHRAIYAILQGRKYTPEAPHGVDLNTALSPRARAMQQADDEKRGRTRSNNVAIWEELGLHCSANERRADEASRDVEAWLKCYFMRDKLGEEYGGMVSGVTSFGIFVQLDALFIEGLVHVTELGSDYFQYDEIKNELRGERTGIRYRLSDRVRVQVSRVDLDARKIDFRLVRDTPIKSPGSRAPLADKAVAETGGARVRSLPPAEGGAGARRKKAAPAPTLAVKEARAARGAAKKHGASAKSTSSSKPQTRKKR
- a CDS encoding UbiA family prenyltransferase, with translation MATPAVNSVPLCVDLDGTLTRTDLLFEAFFVLFKQNPFAIFLCIGWLLHGRAYLKEQIARRVTIDVGVLPYNTELVAYLRDEHSSGRHLYLCTATNQRLATQIAAHFGLFTGVLASTEDRNLFGRSKAQALVDQFGDGGFDYCGDAMADVPVWRQSRRAIVVGDKHIAAAARKVNAAIIFFEQKRRLLPLVLKEMRVHQWVKNVLVFVPLLTAHRFDLPSIVAVCLAFLSFSLCASSVYLLNDMLDLDADRRHARKRNRPFASGKLPLSFGAVLTVLLLAASVGIGVLLPWRFGAVLAAYFVATLAYSFALKRMALIDVFALACLYTVRVIAGGAANGITLSYWLILFCVPIFLSLAMVKRYVELDAILRDGKVEAAGRGYITQDLSILRSFGTSSAYLAVLVLALYLNSPELKQLYRHPPALWAVFALTLYWVSRIWMFAFRGKMHDDPIVFAFKDRVSVGVIGLCGLCMLFAI
- a CDS encoding chloride channel protein, coding for MPLTTPTRSTPREPVTSERSPLTVFIAVTLLTGVGAGLGGMLLALLLHWIQHVAYGYSIDHVISSESFLDGVSGASPERRVLVLVICGLVAGLGWWALYRFGRPLVSIKKAVKSDDPRMPVVSTVVHAVLQIVTVALGSPLGREVAPREIGSVWAGWLSHRAGLSAAESRIMVACGAGAGLAAVYNVPLGGAVFVLEVLLGTFGWAALVPAVATSAIAAIVAWMGLGNEHQYTVSPLMLSTPLVVWSALCGPVFGVAAWGFTQLTTRARAQAPKDWRLPVLALLNFAIIGGLAIAFPQLLGNGKGPAGLSFNSELTIGLAAVLLVLKVAITAGSLRAGAEGGLLTPGIANGALLAIVLGGVWNLIWPGTSSGAFAVVGAAAFLAASMQMPLTAVVLIVEFTRVNHDFLIPILFAVAGSVSTFKLLAKAWAARSATSATPVAKPAGAALARNTVGGN
- a CDS encoding glycosyltransferase family 4 protein, translating into MKVAIVHDWLVAPGGAEKVLEQIIQCFPDADLFSLVDFLEDRAPVCGKPVTTSFIQHLPFARRRYRAYLPLMPLAIEQLDLSSYDLVITSSYAVAKGVLVGPDQTHVSYVHSPMRYAWDLQHQYLREARLTRGPRSWAARALLHYLRGWDSRSANGVDRLIANSQFVARRVMKTYRRDAAVIPPPVDVHKFDLCVQKDDFYLTASRLVPYKRIDLIVEAFTATPHRNLVVIGDGPEMAAIRSKAGPNVKILGYQAFAVLKDYMQRAKAFIFAAEEDFGIVVIEAQACGTPVIAYGKGGALETVVPLGEARPTGVYFARQTVTAILDAVETFERQRSLITPAACRANAERFSAATFRHSFMIEVTRTIAAAAGPRTRVERVQADLAWPGDAVSR
- the rpiA gene encoding ribose-5-phosphate isomerase RpiA, which gives rise to MTQDELKQLVGQAAADYVNANVPEGAVIGVGTGSTANCFIDALAATKHRYRGAVSSSLATTTRLQSHGFKVLDLNEIDSLPVYVDGADEIDHSGAMIKGGGGALTREKIVASVSDVFVCIADTTKRVDVLGQFPLPVEVVPMARTAIGRRVTALGGVPVVRVTKDGAPFITDNGNEIIDIKGLKIGDPRALEAQINAWPGVVTVGLFAGRGANLCLLGTDTGVETIQYPRD
- the rlmB gene encoding 23S rRNA (guanosine(2251)-2'-O)-methyltransferase RlmB: MSRLKVLYGFHAVTARLRHDAATVEEVYYDATRKDRRMTEFLHAAKEAGVRLIAADETRLWGLAHTERHQGVVARAGDLPLAQNLAELLDGIAGSPLILVLDGVTDPHNLGACLRVADAAGAHAVIAPRDRAVGLNATAAKVASGAADTVPYITVTNLARALRELKDAGVWVVGTADEATASLYDTKLDGPVALVMGAEGEGMRRLTRDTCDIVMQIPMAGSVESLNVSVASGVCLYEAVRQRSVKK